The Eriocheir sinensis breed Jianghai 21 chromosome 26, ASM2467909v1, whole genome shotgun sequence genome window below encodes:
- the LOC127003877 gene encoding putative nuclease HARBI1: MEENQPHCHTELSPLIKSSLPADLEFLKAVEHYSLRRERVFRDRLNPLDISDDLLLTHYRLPRHEILQLCEEIGPHIHRPTNRAQAIPVHTQVLVALRFYASGKFQNVVGDAAGISQSSISRVIKGVTEALFNKAIRDIKMPQDQQALMQTKQGFYALHGFPSVIGAIDCTHIPIKGPTNPIPFMNRQSRFTLNIQVVADSKMKIISFCARFPGSVKDSYIWGQSILRQQFVGGQFGESLLLGK, from the coding sequence ATGGAGGAAAATCAACCACACTGCCACACTGAATTATCCCCACTTATAAAATCTTCTCTTCCAGCTGACTTGGAATTCCTCAAGGCGGTGGAACATTACAGCCTACGACGAGAACGAGTCTTCAGAGACCGCCTTAACCCTCTGGATATCAGCGACGACCTCCTCTTGACGCACTACCGGCTGCCGCGTCACGAAATCCTCCAGCTGTGTGAGGAGATTGGCCCACACATACACCGGCCCACAAACAGAGCTCAGGCCATTCCAGTCCACACACAGGTCTTGGTCGCCCTGCGCTTCTATGCCAGTGGAAAATTTCAGAATGTCGTGGGCGATGCAGCCGGCATCAGCCAGTCGTCAATTTCCAGGGTGATAAAGGGTGTCACGGAGGCTCTGTTCAACAAGGCAATACGGGATATCAAGATGCCCCAAGACCAGCAGGCGCTCATGCAAACCAAGCAGGGTTTTTACGCTCTCCACGGCTTCCCTTCTGTCATCGGGGCAATAGACTGCACGCACATCCCTATCAAAGGGCCCACAAATCCCATCCCCTTCATGAACAGGCAGAGCAGGTTCACCCTCAATATACAAGTTGTGGCAGACTCGAAGATGAAGATCATAAGCTTCTGTGCAAGATTTCCCGGAAGTGTTAAGGACTCCTACATATGGGGGCAGAGTATCCTGAGACAGCAGTTTGTGGGAGGCCAGTTCGGGGAATCGCTACTTCTTGGTAAGTAA